The Magnolia sinica isolate HGM2019 chromosome 3, MsV1, whole genome shotgun sequence genome includes the window tctttctttcttcttcttcttttttaactgAGGTTTTTTCTCTTTGAATTCTTTTTCTCCTATGCTGCTGAGGAGTACATCTTGAGTCTACAATACGTGGGGCTATGACTCGTCACAAGCCACGATTCTACTCAAATGGTTGAAGTCTGCATTGCGTGGCACCCATCATGCCGGTGATCTGGCACAAAAACCAGGTCAGTcgactcatcaaatgggccctgtTGTGttcaatttggaccgtccatcagctttATACAAgggcggcccacctgatgagttgactggCCCAATCATCACTCCAGCTCATCCTCAAAACCCTAATTTATGGGCAGCTAGCAGACCTCTCGGATCCAGAATCGCAAAACCCTAATTCACAGTCAGAACGGCTGAAATTACATCTCCACGTGCTGGATTTATATGTAAGGGCGAAATCAGTGGCAAACCTCGAGCTCGGCAGATTTCATGGCGATTGGGATGCAGACTAGGAAGATGCCAAACATGGCGATGGCAGTGTTCCGCTTCCAGTGCTTGGGCCTGCAGTACGGGCCTCCCGTCATGCTCCAGACCTTTGTCCTGAAATCGCCGTGGGCCCCATCTGCCGCATGGCCGGGATGATGATCTCCTCCTCCACCCATTCTCTTCTCCTTTCGCTgcggagaaaaaaagaaaaaaaaaaagaaaaaaaagaaaaagaaaagcaaaagaagaaaataagagagattaCAGCACTGATTGTTAGTAAAAGGGAGGAACGCTTGCAGTGCCAAAATGCGGATCTCACCTCCTCCTGACTTCTGTTTGCTGCACAGAGAAACCAGAACTATTGCATGGTCGGCCTTTTTTTCTTTAACCCGCGCGTTTCATCTCGTACGCGGGATGCCTCTGACTCTCACGTGATATACGTGcgagatcctagccattcacctgACACTGGGGGACCAACCTGCTTCTTGGATGGGCCATGCGTCGGGTTCGGGCCAGAAAAGAAACCCCTCGGGCAAATCGGTTGGGCCCGGGTTGACCTCACGCAACCAGCCTATATGAGAGCTTTGGTCAGGTTTGGGCAAGCGTGCAAAACGCACATGTACACGCCACACACATGGCACGtaggtgcgagatccaatccatctatcagatCTGTCCGACCTTGTACGTTCTTCCCGAAAATTATATACGGTCCACTCAACATGTGGCTCTAATACTGGTAACAAGTGAAAGGGTTAGAAAACCTTAGCCAAGATTTTCGGAGTTAATACATTTGTTTGCAAGCTATGGCCCGCCTAAccagtggaccaacctgattcttgggctgggGCATCTACGAGGGTGCCGTTCTGATGGATTGATTGGACCTCAGACTTATGGAGCCCTGCTGACACGTGTGTGTACATGAGCTTCATTGCACGTGTGCAGCCTTAGCAAAGTACAATATTTTGGCTATTTTAAAGATGCGATGAAAGAGCCGCGAGATTGCAATTTTTCCGGCCAAAGTTAAGAAGGGAATtagaaaatgtaaataaaattatctacttctctctctcttcttccctcgATCCAAACAAACCCATCTTTTAGGATGGACCCTAGAcggtggcccatatgatggatggtccagatcaatgatcGGACATTCTTCATAATAGCTCATATGCAATGCCTATTTTCTTGGGAATTCCAATTGATTTGACTTTTAAAAGTAACATCCAataaaaggtgagccccaccagtgAATAGTAAACATGGTAAGACTTTCTAATGATATAATCAATGCGATCACTCTTTTTATCAGCCATTGATTAGATAGCTAAGGATCATCTAATGGCAAGGCACGACTAAAAATTTCAAGAGGTGATAAGTAGTTGAACAGAAAAGAAATAGCTAGAGGAACACATGAAAAAAATAAGTTAGAAGCATATATAAAACCAACGTGTCAATAATTCAGCTACTATAactattaaaataaatataaaaaattcatATAAAGAATTTGGAGatttataaataataagaaaTTCAACCAAGCAAATCATCTTGTATTAAACCAATTAAATTAATGAAATTATCTTAACTCATCATATCTTAGCTTTATTGTAAGAGTAGCGGTAATCTTTAATCATAATCCAGTAGTGATAATCTTTAGTTGTTATACAAGTCTATACATTTGTGCAAAACTATTCCCAACATTAATATAATTACTTCAATTTTCATAAATACATTTTATTATTGTTCATTGTCATTAACTATAagtatttttttaattgtttatgtttataaaagtcattttgtatGAAATGCAAAGTGCAACCAATCTTCAGAAAAAGAATCCCATTCTTTGACAATGGCCTAATTATTTTACAATCATATTGCAAATGGCTAAATAAGCAATCGATCTACTCAAGTCTTAGTCATCTAAGCTCACGTTTGATTTATATGCCGCGTGGCACTTTGGGTTAAAATCAAGCCACTCAATCAGCCATGGCACACCTGTATAGGTCCCACTTGATCGACCTGAATAGAAGCCAACAAGCTAATCCAAGATCTTGTGGATAACCTGATGGTCCACAGTAAGACACTTGCGTTGAAAGGATGATACTTAACCGTGTTTAGCTAAATGGACATGGATTAGGTGGTGTTGGCAACCTCACCCAGTGGTTATGTGTTGAGCgttgtgaggcccaacatgatgtatgtgttttatattcatgccatccatctatctttccagcttattttagtccACGGACATAAAATTGAAGTAAAcccgaggctcaagtggaccacaccataggaaacaatgaggataatgacacccaccgttgaaacctttctaggccctactgtaatttttatttgtcatctaaggtCACACATAACTGAATGAAGGGAAGCACAAACACCAggttaattcaaaacttttgcagcccaaaaaggttttaacggagggcattcaatcaccactgtttctgtggtgcaGTCTACCAGCTCTtcgcatctgcttcatttttggcttcatgaGGGTGAAAAACAGTGGTGTAGACACAAAACACAAACATCTAGTTAGGTCCCACAGCTGGGAGGTGATGTTGGCAACACCACTTGATCGGCGTCCCCGTGTAAATGTACACTATTAAAAAGGAAAGTCCCAATGGTTCGCTTTAGACACCATAAAACAATGGTCACCATCATTAATTCGCATCAATGTACTGAACATAGGCTGCTAAAAATAGCGCTCCGATGACAGATGGTCAGTCCCAACCATCAGACTGTCtccgtgtgtggggcccatcagtcGAAACAATGCTGGCCATCCTGAGTCTGGTGTGCTAGACGGCTGCTAAGATCACCACCTAAACGTCAAACCCCACGGAACGGCTGGATTCGTAGCAAGCCAATGAATCAAGAATGTATGGGCCACTGTAAAGTAACAAAATGGCCCACTGGACGGATGGCTCTAATCATCCCAGCATAAATGTTAACGACTGGTTCCATAATAACCAGGTCCAAGAATAGCAAAAATGAAAGAATCCCGCGTCAACATCGCGACCCAATAGCCAGACTGCCATCACACCATTCATTTACTGATCTGACACTGCCAAGCTTGGAAAATAAAATGTGATATCTACGGCTCTCATCATACCCAAAACAATTATAGAAAAGAGATCTCTCCCTCCCCTGCAACTGTAATGATTCACTTGCCAGCGTTGAAAAATCATTACATGAATGAAATTTTTTATGGCTATCTGCGCTCGTTCACGCAGCGGCTAAACCATGCGAGTCCTGTGGGCGCCACCGTGTCCTGAgtgtgacatctactccgtccatctgtctgCGTCTTCTCAATCTTACCATTCATTCCAAAACTTTGCTCTgcaaaaatctcaggtgggctacaccatgaggGACAAGTTTTGGATGGGATGATTTTGGGAATATTTCTTCATCCTGCCGATCGTGCCTGATGAAGGGATGGGATGGAACGTACACGCGGTTGGCATCCCTTCTCTGTTGCAACCTCCGGGGCGGTCCACTTCAGCTGTCGATCAAGGTGGATTTTGGCAGCATGGCTTAAAATTGAAGGGCCCAGCTGATGTCCTGAGTTGATGGCGCACAGAACAGTGGGTCCACGGATATCGATTGATGGTGTTCTAGAGCACAAATTCATTGATTGTGTCGAGCACACATTCCGATCATTCTACTGACGGTGAATCCAACCATTGCGTTTTAATCCAATTGTATAAGACTAGAGCATTCCTTACCTTGGGTTAGCTTAGTTTGGGCAGGTTGGATCTGGATTAGTTTCAGTCCGAACCCCCTTTGTTACCATCCCAAGGATTTAATAACTTAATTTTATACTTTCCATTAGTTATAGGAATTTTGATACATTGTTTAGGTTCTTAATAATTGATTTCAGCACATTACTATATCCTGTCTTTGAGTGGCGGCTTATGAAAAGTTCAACCTAAACCTTGGTAAAAGCTGCCATGATAGGGAAAAAACTATCTAACTAAGCTATATCTGTCAAGTGAAAAGGACTACCTGGATGATCAAAGTGTAGCCGTTGTATCTTGAAAATGACTAGTTGAAAAAGATGCTAGAATGAGTGCCACCACAAGGTGGACTGCTGTGGACACTAGCTGCAATGCACGGTAGAATGTTATAATCCCAAGAGTTTAATAGCCTAACTTTACATATTCAATTAATTATAAGGTTTTTAACCTATTAGTTAGGTTCTTAACACTCTTAAGGTCACTCTGAGCTTGGGTTTAACCTTTAACCCAATCTTATCTGCCTAAGTTGCATGTGTTAACCCTACCTAACTGAATCTACCTATCCAGCCTGAATTGCCTTAGGATTGAGCCTTCATTATCTTGTGATGGCTTCTATAGGGCAGTTTTTATTAAGTCCAAGGCTATTAGGTTAGACTTTCGAGGCAATTCCTTTTTTGGGTTGGGCTGGGCTAGGCTTAGGGTGATCTTCACTGCCCCTATTGGACTACTCAAGAACGGTTTAGTGATATTTATTTTGGAcacttatcattgaaatttgatgtTTTCAGTAATTTTCACTAGTTCAGATATTCATCAAATTCAACTAAACAATTGCTTAAACTAATTTTTACTGGAATGTCGTAAATTACGTACATCTCCCCATTATACATTCTAGGGTGATGAATTGATCAGATCCATCCATATACTGGCGTTAGAATGGATGGTTTACTTTTGAAAACAAAACCCATGACAATTATAATCATTACTTTCTCTACTGTTTGTCCCACTGTATTTTTGACCGTTAACCAGTTTTGTTCTCCACCATCAGTTAATGGTCACAGATCACAAGGACAGGATTGTCTGGCAAGCGTGATTTTCTAGATATAAATCATCCATAATACGGCCCTGCATATGGGCAGGCCCTTTTTACACATAACCCTGCCGCTTGTACTGTAGGGAGCTGGCTCTACCATACACCACCTTCTGCCACGGCGTGATCACGACCctagggaagcagattggctggtgtaccacacaccagccatacagatgatgtgggtacgtgtcatgcgaagacgaccGCTGACGCTTCTCGAGTTCCGAGTTCTatcgaacggttcaaaagagatcatttTATCATGAGCCAtagatgaatcatatccaaagctcaactggaccacaccataaatagcagcgggataatgattttaccggtaaaatattcgtagggcccaccttaacgtttattttccatccaatctgttcataaggttacaaagatctAACACTCCCGTGACCcacgaaagggtttcaatggtatacgttcaatcacCCACTGCTTTtcgcagtgtggtccatttatctttagatctgtcttatttttcggttcaagtcTTAAGAcgatctatccaaatggatggacggtttggatataacacatacctcatgatgggacccacgtaaTTTGCTGGCGTCAACACATtagctatatcgctggtgtgtggtaaaccagccaatccgcttccctaaatgagcctttgtttttttatttcaagAGATCAACACATCACCTTCAAAACGCTCATCTAGTCATTTCTTCAAACGacggacctttttttttttttttcctgatagcCTCTCTCATCTGCATTTCGTAATTGTTAAAAACCTGAGGGGTAATTAAGTCTTTTAAATTACAGAAAAGGGCTTCTTCGTTCGGTCACGGAGGCGAGTGGAAGATTGGTCGAACCTCGGTCTTGAAGAGCAGAA containing:
- the LOC131241159 gene encoding uncharacterized protein LOC131241159, whose protein sequence is MGGGGDHHPGHAADGAHGDFRTKVWSMTGGPYCRPKHWKRNTAIAMFGIFLVCIPIAMKSAELEQRPHHPVRPIPSQLWCKNFGKKEY